A single region of the Pseudorhodoplanes sp. genome encodes:
- a CDS encoding helix-turn-helix domain-containing protein translates to MRPHPQTTALAVSNTLPPRKIATFFNCPELLGATMSFGKGAEIYGEHEPADYVYMVVSGTVRSYRILSDGRRQIEGFHFAGDVFGLDTGAEHNSSAEAVTAATVLVIRRSTVLAAAERDMTVANQLWKLTARQLDQARKHALLLVKSAQERVAAFLLDMARLGTGNAVELPMSRQDIADYLGLTIETVSRTLSLFQQEASIDLPNSRRILLRNRGALHSLNS, encoded by the coding sequence ATGCGCCCGCATCCCCAGACCACCGCCCTCGCCGTTTCCAATACCCTGCCCCCGCGCAAAATAGCGACCTTCTTCAATTGCCCCGAGTTATTGGGCGCGACGATGTCCTTCGGGAAAGGCGCCGAAATCTACGGAGAGCATGAGCCCGCGGATTATGTCTACATGGTCGTATCCGGCACAGTGCGCAGCTACAGAATTCTGAGCGACGGCCGCCGCCAGATCGAAGGCTTTCACTTCGCAGGCGATGTCTTCGGTCTCGATACCGGCGCCGAGCATAACTCGTCGGCCGAGGCCGTCACCGCCGCGACCGTTCTGGTCATCCGCCGCAGCACCGTTCTCGCCGCCGCAGAGCGCGACATGACTGTTGCCAACCAACTCTGGAAGCTGACCGCGCGCCAGCTCGACCAGGCCCGCAAACATGCCCTGCTGCTGGTGAAGAGCGCGCAGGAGCGGGTTGCCGCGTTCCTTCTCGACATGGCCCGGCTGGGGACAGGGAATGCCGTGGAATTGCCGATGTCGCGCCAGGACATTGCCGATTATCTCGGCCTGACCATCGAAACGGTGTCACGCACGCTGTCGCTGTTTCAGCAGGAAGCGTCGATCGATCTACCGAATTCGCGCCGTATCCTGCTGCGCAACCGGGGTGCATTGCATAGCCTGAATTCCTGA
- a CDS encoding DUF6455 family protein: MTELAIDRPGLFQSIVEAFQRFQKRQTKRAEIAALGTVETKLVAQDVGLTESDLVALTAEDEDSASLMERRLADCGVDIKSVNPILLRDMQRCCSQCNSKRRCAYELDKKPKAAAWPSYCPNEQTMAALAAAKCH; the protein is encoded by the coding sequence ATGACCGAACTCGCAATTGACAGACCCGGGTTGTTTCAATCGATCGTCGAGGCCTTTCAGCGCTTCCAGAAGCGACAGACAAAGCGCGCCGAGATTGCCGCCCTTGGCACCGTCGAAACAAAACTCGTCGCCCAGGACGTCGGCCTGACGGAGTCCGATCTGGTGGCGCTGACCGCGGAGGACGAGGATTCCGCGTCTCTGATGGAACGGCGCCTTGCCGACTGCGGCGTCGACATCAAGTCCGTCAACCCCATCCTTCTGCGGGACATGCAGCGCTGTTGCTCGCAATGCAACAGCAAGCGGCGATGCGCGTATGAACTGGATAAAAAGCCGAAAGCAGCGGCTTGGCCGAGCTATTGCCCGAATGAGCAGACGATGGCGGCACTGGCAGCGGCAAAATGCCATTAA
- a CDS encoding cbb3-type cytochrome c oxidase subunit 3 has product MNSTLPHTYRVLAEFAQSWGLVYFVIVFLLVVAYVFWPSRKKRFEEASRIPLGED; this is encoded by the coding sequence ATGAACTCCACCCTGCCGCACACTTACAGGGTTCTGGCTGAATTCGCCCAGTCCTGGGGACTTGTCTACTTCGTCATCGTGTTCCTGCTGGTCGTTGCCTATGTCTTCTGGCCTTCGAGAAAGAAGCGCTTCGAAGAGGCCTCGCGCATTCCGTTGGGGGAAGATTGA
- a CDS encoding cytochrome c — MRALRFAGAAAALALSLALGTPEASLAQVRQAQWAKSPSVQRGVVIARTYCARCHSIDKVSRSPLAIAPPFRDLHKSYPVERLEEPLAEGLVTGHPSMPEFRFDPDQIGDFIAFLKSLE, encoded by the coding sequence ATGCGGGCGTTGCGCTTTGCGGGCGCCGCCGCAGCTCTTGCCCTGTCGTTGGCGTTGGGCACGCCTGAAGCCAGCTTGGCGCAGGTGCGGCAGGCGCAATGGGCCAAATCGCCGAGCGTTCAGCGCGGTGTCGTGATCGCGCGGACCTATTGTGCGCGCTGCCATTCGATTGACAAGGTGAGCCGGAGCCCGCTCGCCATCGCGCCGCCTTTCCGCGACCTCCATAAGAGCTATCCCGTCGAGCGCCTGGAAGAGCCGCTTGCCGAGGGACTTGTCACCGGGCATCCCTCGATGCCCGAGTTCCGATTCGACCCCGATCAGATCGGCGATTTCATCGCATTCCTGAAGTCGCTGGAATAG
- the ccoN gene encoding cytochrome-c oxidase, cbb3-type subunit I, producing MHPQTLSQKSITVSEAGAAIIFAILSFGSLLVAAMAHTPEYAFHAYLFAAGGLAAVFAIIDRYFNRPAQLPPLTIDGKPNYNMAPIKFATIAAVIWGIAGFSIGLWAALELAFPVLNFDLPWLSFGRVRPLHTSAVIFAFGGNVLIGTSFYVVQRTSRARLAGDLSPWFVVLGYNFFIVIAGTGYLLGITQSKEYAEPEWYADLWLTVVWVVYLLVFLGTIMRRKEPHIYVANWFYLAFILTIAVLHLGNNAAIPVSLFSPKSYIVWSGVQDAMVQWWYGHNAVGFFLTAGFLGIMYYFIPKRVDRPVYSYRLSIIHFWSLIFLYIWAGPHHLHFTALPDWAQTLGMTFSVMLWMPSWGGMINGLMTLSGAWDKLRTDPVLRMMVVSVAFYGMSTFEGPLMSVKAVNSLSHYTDWTIGHVHSGALGWVGYISFGAIYCLVPWLWNRERLYSNRLVEWHFWISTMGIVLYISAMWVSGILQGLMWRAYTSLGFLEYSFIETVEAMHPFYLIRALGGALFLAGALLMAFNLWKTVKTGEPVARREPALAPAE from the coding sequence ATGCACCCTCAAACCCTGTCCCAGAAATCGATCACTGTCAGCGAGGCGGGCGCGGCGATCATATTCGCCATCCTCTCTTTTGGATCGCTGCTCGTCGCCGCCATGGCGCATACGCCCGAATATGCGTTCCACGCTTATCTGTTCGCAGCAGGCGGTCTTGCCGCCGTGTTTGCGATCATCGACCGCTATTTCAACCGGCCAGCACAATTGCCGCCGCTGACGATCGACGGCAAGCCCAACTACAACATGGCGCCGATCAAGTTTGCCACGATCGCGGCGGTGATCTGGGGCATTGCGGGATTCTCGATCGGCCTGTGGGCGGCGCTTGAGCTTGCCTTTCCTGTCCTCAATTTCGACCTGCCCTGGCTGTCATTCGGGCGCGTCCGCCCGCTCCACACGTCAGCGGTCATCTTTGCCTTCGGCGGAAACGTCCTGATTGGGACGTCGTTCTACGTCGTGCAGCGGACATCCCGCGCCCGGCTTGCCGGCGATCTTTCGCCCTGGTTCGTCGTGCTGGGCTACAACTTCTTCATCGTCATCGCCGGCACCGGCTACCTCCTCGGCATCACGCAATCCAAGGAATATGCCGAACCTGAATGGTATGCTGACCTGTGGCTCACCGTGGTCTGGGTCGTCTATCTTCTGGTATTCCTCGGCACCATCATGCGGCGCAAGGAGCCGCATATTTACGTCGCCAACTGGTTCTATCTCGCCTTCATCCTGACCATCGCGGTCCTGCATCTGGGCAACAACGCGGCGATTCCAGTTTCTCTGTTCTCGCCCAAGTCCTACATCGTCTGGTCCGGCGTACAGGACGCCATGGTGCAGTGGTGGTACGGCCACAACGCGGTCGGCTTCTTCCTAACCGCCGGCTTTCTCGGGATCATGTATTATTTCATTCCGAAACGCGTCGACCGCCCGGTCTATTCATATCGGCTGTCGATCATACACTTCTGGTCGCTGATCTTTCTCTACATCTGGGCCGGCCCGCATCATCTGCACTTCACGGCGCTACCCGACTGGGCACAGACGCTCGGCATGACATTCTCTGTCATGCTGTGGATGCCGTCCTGGGGCGGCATGATCAACGGCCTGATGACGCTATCCGGCGCGTGGGACAAGCTGCGTACCGATCCGGTGCTGCGCATGATGGTCGTGTCGGTCGCCTTCTACGGCATGTCGACCTTTGAAGGTCCGCTGATGTCGGTGAAGGCCGTCAACTCGCTCAGCCATTATACCGACTGGACCATTGGTCACGTGCATTCCGGCGCGCTTGGCTGGGTCGGGTATATCTCGTTCGGCGCGATCTATTGTCTCGTGCCATGGCTGTGGAACCGCGAACGGCTCTACTCGAACCGGCTGGTCGAGTGGCATTTCTGGATCTCGACCATGGGCATCGTGCTCTACATCTCCGCGATGTGGGTCTCGGGCATCCTGCAGGGCCTGATGTGGCGCGCCTACACAAGCCTCGGCTTCCTCGAATATTCCTTCATCGAGACCGTCGAGGCGATGCATCCCTTCTATCTCATCCGCGCGCTCGGAGGCGCCCTGTTCCTCGCAGGCGCGCTGCTGATGGCCTTTAATCTCTGGAAAACCGTGAAGACGGGCGAACCGGTCGCACGCCGCGAGCCGGCACTGGCGCCGGCGGAGTAA
- a CDS encoding bifunctional acetate--CoA ligase family protein/GNAT family N-acetyltransferase, translating to MSTYRLQQLLSPRSVALIGASPRRGSLGYALLKNLKDAGFSGPIYPVNPHHHEIDGLKCVPAIGDLAETPDLMIVATPAPTVPSLVRAAGAKGVGAAIIVTAGLGHGPDSLAAQSEQIARQSGLRLLGPNCLGLIAPYAKLNGSFASRMPAPGHLAVISQSGAIAAAIAEWGITNASGFSAIASIGDQIDVDIGDLLDYFALDSKTRAILLYVESISRARKFMSAARAAARIKPVVVIKAGRHIEGAQAAATHTGAMAGSDAVYGAAFRRAGLLRVFDMDELFDAAETLSHVRNLKGKRLAILTNGGGIGVLAIDRLRDMGGTVAAVSPAIKERLDSVLPSTWSGANPVDIVGDAGPDRYVAALEALLADPANDAILVFNVPTAMASPREVAQAVANKVASQRSRSLQPKPVFTSWVGGDQTTVDIFNHTAIPHYSTEVEAVRGMMHLVRYQEAIASLMETPPSLPDDFKTDEKAARKIVDGALSEDRRWLDPLEVAALMAAYAIPITPTYHATDPDAAGRIAAPLLAEGQKVVLKIHSRDIVHKSDVGGVRVGLSSADDVARAASEIFNNAKRLRPDARIEGLIVQPMIQRKYARELILGIATDPVFGPVILFGRGGTAVEVINDKALALPPLDLNLANDLIGQTRVSRILSAYRDVPAARREDIAMTLVKISQLAADHPEIDEIDINPLLADERGVLALDARVSVSRKQIARSQSHLAIRPYPKEWERVLLLAPDWPILVRPVRPEDEGLFTEFFTQISDSDLRLRFFAPIKDFSHSFIARLTQIDYARSMAFVAFDQTSGKLLGAVRLHADANHDVAEYAILVRSDLKGRGLGWKLMQLVIEYARADGIKQIQGEVLRENTVMLRMCEELGFNIAPDPDDQALSIVSYRLA from the coding sequence ATGTCCACCTACAGGCTTCAGCAACTCCTTTCGCCGCGATCCGTCGCCCTGATCGGCGCGAGCCCCCGCCGGGGCTCGCTGGGATACGCGTTGCTCAAGAATTTGAAAGACGCCGGATTTTCGGGCCCGATCTATCCCGTGAATCCGCATCATCATGAGATCGATGGCTTGAAATGCGTGCCGGCAATCGGAGACCTTGCCGAGACTCCGGACCTCATGATCGTCGCAACACCTGCCCCCACTGTTCCGTCTTTGGTCCGAGCAGCCGGCGCGAAAGGCGTTGGCGCGGCGATCATCGTGACCGCAGGGCTCGGGCATGGTCCCGATTCGCTGGCGGCGCAGAGCGAGCAGATTGCACGCCAATCCGGATTGCGCCTGCTCGGCCCAAATTGCCTCGGGCTGATTGCACCCTATGCCAAGCTTAATGGCAGTTTTGCCTCGCGCATGCCGGCGCCCGGCCATCTCGCGGTCATTTCGCAATCCGGCGCGATCGCTGCGGCGATTGCGGAATGGGGCATCACGAATGCGAGCGGCTTCTCCGCCATCGCCTCGATTGGCGATCAGATCGATGTCGATATCGGCGACCTGCTGGATTATTTCGCGCTCGACTCGAAGACCCGCGCAATCCTGCTCTACGTCGAGTCCATCTCACGCGCCCGCAAATTCATGTCGGCTGCCCGCGCGGCCGCACGCATCAAACCTGTCGTTGTCATAAAGGCAGGCCGTCATATTGAAGGCGCGCAAGCGGCGGCGACGCATACCGGCGCCATGGCCGGCTCCGACGCGGTCTATGGCGCCGCCTTCCGCCGCGCCGGGCTGCTGCGGGTCTTTGATATGGACGAATTGTTCGACGCCGCCGAGACGCTCAGTCATGTCAGAAACCTGAAAGGAAAGCGGCTCGCGATCCTCACCAATGGCGGCGGCATCGGCGTTCTGGCGATTGACCGGCTGCGCGATATGGGCGGTACGGTGGCAGCCGTGTCGCCGGCGATCAAGGAACGGCTGGACAGCGTGCTTCCTTCGACCTGGTCGGGCGCGAATCCTGTTGACATCGTGGGCGATGCGGGCCCCGACCGCTATGTCGCCGCACTGGAGGCTTTGCTTGCCGATCCCGCGAATGATGCGATTTTAGTCTTCAACGTTCCGACGGCCATGGCGTCGCCGCGCGAGGTCGCACAGGCCGTGGCCAACAAGGTCGCAAGCCAGCGTTCCAGAAGTCTGCAACCCAAACCCGTCTTTACATCATGGGTCGGCGGCGACCAGACAACGGTAGACATTTTCAATCACACCGCTATCCCGCATTATTCGACAGAGGTCGAAGCCGTTCGCGGCATGATGCACTTGGTGCGCTACCAGGAAGCCATCGCTTCCCTTATGGAAACCCCGCCAAGTCTTCCGGACGACTTCAAGACGGACGAGAAGGCGGCGCGAAAAATCGTCGACGGGGCCTTGTCCGAGGACCGGCGCTGGCTCGACCCTCTTGAAGTCGCCGCGTTGATGGCAGCTTATGCCATCCCGATCACGCCGACTTATCACGCCACTGATCCTGATGCGGCTGGCCGGATCGCAGCACCTCTTCTGGCCGAAGGGCAGAAGGTCGTCCTCAAGATTCATTCCCGGGACATTGTTCACAAATCGGATGTGGGCGGGGTGCGGGTCGGACTATCGTCCGCGGATGATGTGGCGCGGGCGGCTTCCGAAATTTTCAACAACGCGAAGCGATTGCGGCCCGATGCCCGCATTGAAGGCCTCATCGTACAACCGATGATCCAGCGCAAATATGCCCGTGAACTCATTCTAGGCATTGCCACCGATCCTGTCTTTGGTCCAGTCATTCTGTTTGGCCGCGGCGGCACCGCGGTTGAAGTCATCAATGACAAGGCACTGGCCTTGCCGCCTCTCGATTTGAACTTGGCGAACGATCTGATCGGCCAAACACGGGTCTCCCGCATCCTGTCGGCTTACCGCGATGTGCCAGCGGCCCGCCGTGAAGACATCGCCATGACGCTGGTCAAGATCTCGCAACTGGCAGCCGATCATCCGGAAATAGATGAAATCGACATCAATCCGCTGCTGGCCGACGAGCGCGGTGTTCTGGCGCTCGACGCGCGCGTGTCGGTATCCCGCAAACAGATTGCCAGGAGCCAATCCCACTTGGCGATCCGGCCCTATCCGAAAGAGTGGGAACGCGTACTTTTGCTTGCGCCGGATTGGCCGATCTTGGTACGGCCGGTCCGGCCGGAGGACGAGGGTCTGTTTACCGAATTCTTCACGCAGATATCAGACAGCGATTTGCGGCTGCGATTCTTTGCTCCGATCAAGGATTTCAGCCATTCATTCATCGCGCGGTTGACGCAAATCGACTATGCGAGATCGATGGCGTTCGTCGCCTTCGATCAGACCTCCGGAAAGCTCCTCGGCGCGGTTCGCCTGCATGCCGACGCCAATCATGACGTCGCAGAATACGCCATCCTGGTGCGCTCGGATCTCAAGGGCCGCGGACTGGGGTGGAAGCTCATGCAGCTCGTGATCGAATATGCCAGGGCCGACGGCATCAAGCAGATCCAGGGCGAGGTGCTCCGCGAAAATACGGTCATGCTGCGGATGTGCGAAGAACTGGGCTTCAACATTGCCCCCGACCCGGACGACCAGGCTTTAAGCATCGTCAGCTATCGCCTGGCTTGA
- a CDS encoding PAS domain S-box protein: MPRRHDVIVYALAICIVLLTYAVRLALNPDLPPYLFFVPAVLVASALGGFGPGFVATILSAVLGASIFSGELSQSELTLTIAFCSIGIGMAWLGGRVQKSRQQADTINQTLSAREAHLRSILDTMPDAMVVIDERGIMRSFSNAAERLFGYSAAEVIGQNVKMLMPSPYREAHDGYIDRYLRTGERRIIGVGRVVVGERKDGSTFPMELAVGEMHSNDRRFFTGFVRDLTERQKTEARLQELQAELVHISRLTAMGEMASTLAHELNQPLAAITNYLKGSQRLLESADASSAALIRDAIEKAGDQALRAGQIIRRLRDFVARGESEKKVENLPKLIEEASALALVGAKEQGVRVRIDLDRNLDLVLVDKVQIQQVLLNLIRNAIDAMIGAKDRNLTIWTQAAAARMVQVSVSDTGSGIPPEMDAQLFQPFITTKSDGMGVGLSISKTIVESHGGRIWVEPNRGGGTIFHFTLRLVDTEELKDGR; encoded by the coding sequence ATGCCCCGTCGGCATGACGTCATCGTCTATGCCCTCGCCATCTGCATTGTGCTGCTGACCTATGCCGTGCGGCTGGCGCTCAATCCGGATCTGCCGCCGTATCTGTTTTTCGTGCCGGCCGTGCTGGTGGCGAGCGCTCTCGGCGGTTTCGGGCCAGGCTTTGTCGCGACGATTCTGAGCGCCGTGCTTGGTGCCAGTATCTTTTCAGGCGAGCTGTCGCAGAGTGAGCTGACGCTCACAATCGCTTTTTGCAGCATCGGCATCGGAATGGCCTGGCTTGGCGGCCGCGTGCAGAAATCGCGTCAGCAGGCCGACACCATCAATCAGACGCTGTCGGCACGGGAAGCACATCTGCGGTCGATTCTCGACACCATGCCCGATGCGATGGTGGTCATTGATGAACGCGGTATCATGCGCTCCTTCAGCAATGCCGCGGAACGTCTGTTTGGATATTCGGCGGCGGAGGTGATCGGTCAGAATGTGAAAATGCTGATGCCTTCGCCCTATCGGGAAGCGCACGACGGTTACATCGACCGTTATCTGCGCACTGGGGAGCGGCGCATCATCGGCGTTGGGCGCGTGGTTGTCGGCGAGCGCAAGGACGGCTCGACATTTCCCATGGAGCTTGCCGTGGGCGAGATGCACTCGAACGACCGGCGCTTCTTCACCGGCTTTGTCCGCGACTTGACGGAGCGACAGAAAACCGAAGCGCGTTTACAGGAGCTTCAGGCCGAGCTCGTGCACATCTCGCGACTGACTGCGATGGGCGAGATGGCGTCCACGCTCGCGCATGAACTGAACCAGCCGCTGGCTGCGATCACGAATTATCTCAAAGGCTCGCAGCGGCTGCTTGAATCTGCCGATGCTTCTTCCGCTGCGCTCATCCGCGATGCAATCGAAAAAGCCGGCGATCAGGCCCTGCGGGCGGGGCAGATCATCCGCAGGTTGCGCGATTTCGTGGCGCGCGGCGAAAGCGAAAAGAAGGTCGAGAACCTGCCCAAGCTGATCGAAGAAGCGAGCGCGCTGGCGCTGGTCGGTGCGAAAGAGCAGGGTGTTCGCGTTCGCATCGATCTCGACAGGAATCTCGATCTGGTGCTGGTGGACAAGGTGCAGATACAACAGGTGCTGCTCAACCTGATCCGCAACGCGATCGATGCCATGATTGGTGCAAAAGACCGCAATCTCACCATCTGGACGCAGGCGGCCGCAGCCCGGATGGTGCAAGTCAGCGTCTCGGATACCGGTTCCGGGATTCCGCCGGAGATGGATGCGCAGTTGTTCCAGCCCTTCATTACGACCAAGAGCGATGGCATGGGAGTCGGTCTGTCGATCTCCAAAACCATCGTCGAGTCGCATGGCGGCCGCATCTGGGTCGAGCCCAATCGGGGCGGAGGAACGATCTTTCACTTTACCTTGAGACTAGTCGATACCGAGGAATTGAAGGATGGCCGATAG
- the ccoO gene encoding cytochrome-c oxidase, cbb3-type subunit II, with protein MSLWSKHAVLEKNSIVLLIGILIVIAVGGLVEIVPLFYLKSTIEKVEGIRPYTPLELAGRNIYVREGCYNCHSQMIRPLRDEIERYGHYSLAAESMYDRPFQWGSKRTGPDLARVGGKYSDEWHRDHLNRPSSVVPGTVMPAYPWLARTELDFRHITNDLTVQTKLGVPYSADMIKNAATDLKIQATTDHPDVSELEKRYGKAQARDYDGDPQRITEADALIAYLQLLGTQVDFKLYDNKANIR; from the coding sequence ATGTCGCTCTGGTCGAAACACGCCGTCTTGGAAAAGAACTCGATCGTTCTGCTGATCGGCATTCTCATCGTCATTGCCGTCGGCGGCCTCGTCGAGATCGTTCCGCTTTTCTATCTGAAAAGCACGATCGAGAAGGTGGAGGGCATCCGCCCTTACACGCCGCTCGAGCTCGCCGGGCGCAACATCTACGTGCGCGAGGGCTGTTACAATTGTCACTCGCAGATGATCCGGCCGCTGCGCGACGAGATCGAGCGCTACGGTCATTATTCCCTTGCGGCCGAGAGCATGTATGATCGGCCATTCCAATGGGGATCGAAGCGCACCGGTCCTGATCTTGCGCGCGTTGGCGGCAAATATTCCGACGAATGGCACCGCGACCATCTGAACCGGCCGTCGAGCGTCGTGCCCGGCACCGTCATGCCGGCCTATCCCTGGCTTGCGCGCACGGAACTCGACTTCAGGCACATTACGAATGATCTGACCGTTCAGACGAAACTGGGCGTCCCCTATTCCGCCGACATGATCAAAAACGCCGCGACCGATCTCAAGATCCAGGCGACGACGGACCATCCGGACGTTAGCGAGCTTGAGAAACGCTATGGGAAGGCGCAGGCGCGCGATTATGACGGCGATCCGCAGCGGATTACCGAGGCCGACGCGCTGATCGCGTATCTGCAGCTGCTCGGCACACAGGTCGATTTCAAGCTTTACGACAACAAGGCCAACATCCGATGA
- a CDS encoding SDR family oxidoreductase: protein MSGRLAGKVALITGAGCIGPGWGNGRAAAVIFAREGAKVFAVDKNPDAMTETVALAQEAGEISTHTCDVTDDWQVTDMVRACRATYGRIDILVNNVGGSAPGGAAELSEENWDKQIDYNLKSIFLTCRHVIPFMIEQGGGAIVNTSSTSGIRYTGSPQAAYAASKAGVIHLSRVTAVQYASKGIRVNTVVPGQMHTPMVEARLARQRSGGDIETLLKQRVARIPLGFMGDGRDTANAALFLASDEARFITGTEIVVDGGMTARCD, encoded by the coding sequence ATGTCCGGACGTCTCGCTGGAAAAGTTGCGCTCATCACCGGGGCTGGTTGCATCGGTCCCGGCTGGGGCAATGGCCGCGCCGCGGCGGTGATCTTTGCGCGCGAAGGCGCAAAAGTCTTTGCCGTCGACAAGAACCCCGACGCCATGACGGAAACGGTCGCGCTGGCGCAGGAGGCCGGTGAGATCAGCACCCACACTTGCGATGTCACCGACGACTGGCAAGTGACGGACATGGTGCGGGCCTGCCGCGCCACTTATGGGCGCATCGATATCCTGGTGAACAATGTCGGCGGTTCCGCGCCCGGCGGCGCCGCCGAGCTTTCCGAAGAGAATTGGGACAAGCAGATCGATTACAATCTCAAAAGCATTTTCCTGACCTGCCGGCACGTGATCCCGTTCATGATCGAACAGGGCGGCGGCGCCATCGTGAATACGTCGTCGACATCGGGCATTCGCTATACCGGCTCACCGCAGGCCGCCTATGCCGCATCGAAAGCAGGCGTCATCCACTTGTCCCGCGTTACCGCCGTGCAATATGCGAGCAAAGGCATTCGCGTAAACACCGTGGTGCCGGGACAGATGCATACGCCGATGGTGGAGGCACGGCTCGCCAGGCAACGCAGCGGCGGCGACATCGAGACTTTGCTGAAGCAGCGCGTTGCGCGCATTCCGCTCGGCTTCATGGGCGACGGGCGCGACACCGCCAACGCCGCCCTGTTTCTGGCCTCCGACGAAGCGCGGTTCATTACCGGAACGGAAATCGTGGTCGATGGCGGCATGACCGCGCGCTGCGACTGA
- a CDS encoding amidohydrolase family protein, giving the protein MHKFLGFERGVFVQSGCHGSDHAVVLDLLAAGNGRYRAVGLIDPSFPKTALMRLHDAGMCGVRFHFFPHLGAPTPEADIRAVIGMVAPLGWHIAIHVGGQGILEQYDFIAAIEAPVVIDHIGRIDIGEGLDGKTFSALRRLLDRGNVWVKLSGVDRISKQGAPWRDGVPFARGLAAHAPERVVWGTDWPHPNHTAIPNDGELVDLIAEIAPNEKTRHLMLVDNPANLFGF; this is encoded by the coding sequence CTGCACAAATTCCTCGGCTTCGAGCGCGGCGTATTCGTGCAGTCGGGCTGCCACGGCAGCGACCATGCCGTGGTGCTTGATCTTCTCGCCGCCGGAAACGGACGTTATCGCGCAGTCGGCCTGATCGATCCGTCATTTCCGAAGACCGCGTTGATGCGGCTGCACGACGCCGGCATGTGCGGCGTGCGTTTCCATTTCTTCCCGCATCTCGGCGCGCCGACGCCCGAGGCCGACATCCGCGCCGTGATCGGCATGGTGGCGCCGCTCGGCTGGCATATCGCGATCCATGTCGGAGGACAGGGCATCCTCGAGCAATACGATTTCATCGCCGCGATCGAGGCGCCGGTTGTGATTGATCACATCGGCCGCATCGATATCGGCGAGGGGCTCGACGGCAAGACCTTTTCGGCTTTGCGTCGCCTGCTCGACCGCGGCAATGTCTGGGTGAAGCTCTCCGGCGTCGACCGGATCAGCAAGCAGGGCGCCCCCTGGCGCGACGGGGTGCCATTCGCGCGCGGTCTCGCCGCGCATGCGCCGGAGCGCGTGGTCTGGGGCACCGACTGGCCGCACCCCAACCACACCGCCATACCCAATGACGGCGAGCTGGTCGATCTTATCGCCGAGATCGCGCCGAACGAGAAAACACGGCACCTGATGCTGGTGGACAATCCGGCGAATTTGTTCGGATTTTAG
- the fixJ gene encoding response regulator FixJ yields MADSIVHIIDDDAAVRDSLAFLLGTAAIKSRQHESAIEFLSSFNVEEAGCIITDMRMPGMDGLELLRKLQDAKNPVPVIVVTGHGDISLAVEAMKAGASDFLEKPFDQDAVLSSVRSALSRRQRDDGQTAEQAAAAQRFATLSPREKQVLEGLVAGLPNKTIAYDLAISARTVEVYRANLMTKMEANSLADLVRMTLTANLISKK; encoded by the coding sequence ATGGCCGATAGTATCGTTCACATCATCGACGACGACGCGGCGGTGCGGGATTCGCTGGCTTTTCTCCTGGGAACGGCCGCGATCAAGAGTCGCCAGCATGAATCGGCGATCGAGTTCCTGTCGAGCTTCAACGTGGAAGAGGCGGGCTGCATCATCACCGACATGCGCATGCCCGGCATGGACGGCCTTGAACTTCTGCGCAAGCTGCAGGATGCGAAGAATCCCGTGCCGGTCATTGTGGTGACCGGGCACGGCGATATATCCCTCGCGGTCGAGGCCATGAAGGCCGGGGCGAGCGATTTCCTGGAGAAGCCGTTCGATCAGGATGCGGTTCTGTCGTCCGTGCGCTCCGCCTTGAGCCGTCGCCAGCGCGATGACGGCCAGACGGCCGAACAAGCGGCGGCGGCACAGCGCTTTGCCACGCTGTCGCCGCGAGAGAAACAGGTCCTGGAAGGCCTGGTGGCCGGGCTGCCGAACAAGACCATTGCCTATGATCTGGCTATCAGCGCGCGCACCGTTGAAGTCTATCGGGCCAATCTGATGACAAAGATGGAAGCCAACAGCCTGGCCGACCTCGTGCGCATGACACTGACCGCCAATCTGATCAGTAAGAAATGA